The Punica granatum isolate Tunisia-2019 chromosome 4, ASM765513v2, whole genome shotgun sequence genome has a window encoding:
- the LOC116203664 gene encoding putative glycerol-3-phosphate transporter 4 translates to MSGHGLSSFRGTPPGVLLIRRLRGGKDWTLTTYRYVVLLVTFIAYACYHASRKPSSIVKSVLYPEPDRNSSSASFSWPVGAVFVKDEISGGGFGSGGWAPFNQADGTSKLGEIDVAFLACYSLGMYVAGHLGDRLDLRLFLTFGMIGSGIFVGLFGMGYFWDVHVFMFYLAMQMAAGLFQATGWPSVVAVIGNWFGKRKRGLIMGVWNAHTSVGNISGSLLAACVLDYGWGWSFIVPGALIALGGVLVYLFLAAYPEDVGFPCANNSGGNNEPCAADEESQAQKGRSDVENIGARSVSASSQGSVSKRSVGLIEACQIPGVIPFAMCLFFSKLVAYTFLYWLPFYLSQTAIGGEYVSVKSAGNLSTLFDVGGIVGGILAGYISDKLNARAITAASFMYLAIPSMLLYRTFGSESHRVNILLMMVAGLFVNGPYALITTAVSADLGTHASLRGDSRALATVTAIIDGTGSVGAALGPLLTGFLSKQGWDAVFQMLMAGALVAGLLLSPLVAAEIREKLRSFMELTTARQSGGDSSSQPLLTNRIS, encoded by the exons ATGTCAGGCCACGGTCTCAGCTCCTTCAGGGGGACACCACCGGGGGTCCTGCTCATCAGGAGGCTCCGGGGAGGCAAGGACTGGACCCTCACGACCTACAGGTACGTCGTCCTGCTCGTCACCTTCATCGCCTACGCCTGCTACCACGCCTCCCGGAAGCCCAGCAGCATCGTCAAGAGCGTTCTCTACCCCGAGCCCGACCGGAATTCGTCCTCTGCCTCGTTCTCGTGGCCAGTGGGCGCCGTGTTTGTGAAAGACGAGATCTCGGGAGGCGGGTTCGGGAGCGGTGGCTGGGCCCCGTTCAATCAGGCCGATGGGACGTCGAAACTGGGGGAGATTGACGTCGCGTTCCTCGCGTGCTACTCGCTCGGGATGTACGTCGCCGGGCATTTGGGGGATCGGCTGGATCTGAGGCTGTTCCTGACCTTCGGGATGATAGGGAGCGGGATCTTCGTGGGGCTGTTTGGGATGGGATACTTCTGGGATGTTCATGTGTTCATGTTCTACCTGGCTATGCAGATGGCGGCGGGGCTGTTTCAGGCCACCGGCTGGCCCTCTGTGGTGGCGGTGATCGGGAACTGGTTTGGCAAGAGGAAGAGGGGCCTGATCATGGGCGTGTGGAACGCCCATACCTCGGTCGGTAACATAAGCGGGTCCCTCCTTGCGGCCTGTGTGCTTGACTACGGGTGGGGATGGTCGTTTATTGTCCCCGGAGCATTGATTGCGCTGGGAGGGGTCCTAGTGTATTTGTTCTTGGCTGCTTATCCCGAGGATGTGGGGTTCCCCTGTGCGAACAATTCCGGTGGGAACAATGAGCCGTGTGCGGCTGATGAGGAATCTCAGGCCCAGAAAGGACGTTCGGATGTTGAAAATATTGGGGCGCGCTCTGTTTCCGCGTCTTCGCAGGGTTCGGTGAGCAAGAGAAGCGTTGGGCTCATAGAAGCTTGTCAGATCCCCGGAGTAATTCCTTTCGCGATGTGCCTCTTCTTCTCAAAGCTCGTGGCATACACCTTCCTTTATTGGTTGCCCTTTTATTTAAGCCAAACAG CAATAGGCGGAGAATATGTTTCGGTAAAGTCTGCAGGGAACCTCTCTACCCTGTTCGATGTAGGGGGCATAGTTGGAGGAATCCTTGCAGGTTACATTTCTGATAAGCTCAATGCTCGAGCCATAACAGCAGCGAGCTTCATGTACCTCGCGATACCCTCAATGCTGCTGTACAGGACGTTTGGGAGTGAATCTCACCGTGTCAACATCTTGCTCATGATGGTTGCGGGGCTTTTCGTGAACGGCCCTTACGCACTGATCACGACCGCTGTTTCTGCCGATCTTGGGACCCATGCTTCTCTCAGAGGGGACTCGAGGGCGCTGGCGACAGTGACTGCCATCATTGATGGGACAGGATCAGTAGGTGCAGCACTCGGCCCCCTTCTTACCGGGTTCCTATCGAAACAAGGCTGGGATGCAGTCTTCCAGATGTTAATGGCTGGAGCTCTTGTCGCGGGACTGCTCTTATCACCTCTTGTTGCAGCCGAGATAAGGGAGAAGCTTCGGTCTTTTATGGAGTTGACAACAGCGAGGCAGAGTGGTGGAG ATTCTTCATCTCAGCCTCTTCTAACCAACAGAATAAGTTGA
- the LOC116203665 gene encoding GTP-binding protein YPTM2 isoform X1 encodes MNPEYDYLFKLLLIGDSGVGKSCLLLRFADDSYLESYISTIGVDFKIRTVEQDGKTIKLQIWDTAGQERFRTITSSYYRGAHGIIVSIASLASYQGSFFPIPMCRITCSLFTLVYQVVYDVTDQESFNNVKQWLSEIDRYASENVNKLLVGNKCDLTAQKVVSYETAKAFADEIGIPFMETSAKNSTNVEQAFMAMAAAIKNRMASQPAMNSARPPTVNIRGQPVNQKGGCCSS; translated from the exons ATGAATCCCGAATA CGACTACTTGTTTAAGCTTTTGCTCATTGGAGATTCTGGTGTTGGGAAGTCATGTCTCCTCCTGAGGTTTGCT GATGACTCATACTTGGAGAGCTACATCAGCACCATTGGAGTCGATTTC AAAATCCGCACGGTGGAGCAGGATGGGAAAACTATCAAACTACAAATT TGGGATACTGCAGGACAGGAACGGTTTAGGACAATAACAAGCAGTTACTATCGCGGTGCTCATGGCATCATTGTCAGTATTGCATCTTTAGCATCTTATCAGGGCAGCTTCTTCCCAATCCCAATGTGCAGGATTACATGTTCATTATTTACTCTTGTATACCAGGTTGTCTATGATGTGACTGACCAAGAGAGCTTCAACAATGTTAAGCAGTGGTTGAGTGAAATCGATCGCTATGCAAGCGAAAATGTGAACAAGCTTCTAGTGGGGAACAAATGTGATCTCACAGCACAGAAGGTTGTCTCCTATGAAACAGCCAAG GCATTCGCGGATGAGATCGGGATACCATTCATGGAAACGAGTGCCAAGAATTCCACCAATGTGGAACAGGCCTTTATGGCCATGGCAGCTGCAATCAAGAACAG GATGGCAAGCCAACCAGCAATGAACAGTGCTAGGCCTCCGACAGTGAACATCCGGGGACAGCCGGTGAACCAAAAGGGGGGATGCTGTTCATCTTGA
- the LOC116203665 gene encoding GTP-binding protein YPTM2 isoform X2, with protein MNPEYDYLFKLLLIGDSGVGKSCLLLRFADDSYLESYISTIGVDFKIRTVEQDGKTIKLQIWDTAGQERFRTITSSYYRGAHGIIVVYDVTDQESFNNVKQWLSEIDRYASENVNKLLVGNKCDLTAQKVVSYETAKAFADEIGIPFMETSAKNSTNVEQAFMAMAAAIKNRMASQPAMNSARPPTVNIRGQPVNQKGGCCSS; from the exons ATGAATCCCGAATA CGACTACTTGTTTAAGCTTTTGCTCATTGGAGATTCTGGTGTTGGGAAGTCATGTCTCCTCCTGAGGTTTGCT GATGACTCATACTTGGAGAGCTACATCAGCACCATTGGAGTCGATTTC AAAATCCGCACGGTGGAGCAGGATGGGAAAACTATCAAACTACAAATT TGGGATACTGCAGGACAGGAACGGTTTAGGACAATAACAAGCAGTTACTATCGCGGTGCTCATGGCATCATT GTTGTCTATGATGTGACTGACCAAGAGAGCTTCAACAATGTTAAGCAGTGGTTGAGTGAAATCGATCGCTATGCAAGCGAAAATGTGAACAAGCTTCTAGTGGGGAACAAATGTGATCTCACAGCACAGAAGGTTGTCTCCTATGAAACAGCCAAG GCATTCGCGGATGAGATCGGGATACCATTCATGGAAACGAGTGCCAAGAATTCCACCAATGTGGAACAGGCCTTTATGGCCATGGCAGCTGCAATCAAGAACAG GATGGCAAGCCAACCAGCAATGAACAGTGCTAGGCCTCCGACAGTGAACATCCGGGGACAGCCGGTGAACCAAAAGGGGGGATGCTGTTCATCTTGA
- the LOC116203666 gene encoding uncharacterized protein LOC116203666, translated as MHRSSSASRVSEDAFFYSSISPSLPPSSSSSSSSSSSSSRSRSLRPSCSDTELPTFDPLSRAAERERLRHRTAENAVHAIPLLLLLCAAILWIFSYPVVSLMAAD; from the exons atgcACAGATCATCGAGTGCTTCGAGAGTCTCTGAGGATGCCTTCTTCTACAGCTCCATCTCCCCTTCCCTCcccccttcctcctcctcttcttcttcttcttcttcctcctcctcccgaTCGAGATCCCTGAGGCCGAGCTGTTCCGACACCGAGCTCCCCACCTTCGATCCCCTCTCCCGGGCCGCCGAGAGAGAGCGCCTACGCCACCGGACCGCCGAGAACGCCGTCCACGCCATCCCCCTCCTCCTTCTCTTATGCGCCGCCATCCTCTGGATCTTCTCCTACCCAG TTGTCTCGTTGATGGCGGCAGATTAA
- the LOC116203662 gene encoding bax inhibitor 1, protein MDSFASFFQSSGRNSWSYDSLKNFRQISPVVQTHLKQVYLSLCCALAAAATGAYLHILWNIGGLLTTLACLGCMIWLLSTPPYEEQKRVGLLMASSLFQGASIGPLIDLAIEIDPSILVSAFVGTALAFACFSAAALLAKRREYLYLGGLLSSGLSMLMWLHFASSIFGGSAAIFKFELYFGLLVFVGYMVVDTQDIIEKAHRGDLDYVKHAMTLFTDFVAVFVRILIIMMKNSAEKNEKKKKRRD, encoded by the exons ATGGACTCCTTCGCTTCCTTCTTCCAGTCTAGCGGCCGTAATAGCTGGAGCTATGATTCCCTGAAGAACTTCCGGCAGATCTCCCCGGTCGTACAGACCCATCTCAAACAG GTTTATCTTTCACTTTGCTGCGCTCTGGCAGCCGCTGCGACCGGCGCTTACCTGCATATCCTGTGGAACATTGGTGGCCTCCTGACGACACTTGCCTGCCTGGGTTGCATGATATGGCTTCTTTCTACACCCCCGTATGAAGAG CAAAAGAGGGTTGGTTTGCTCATGGCATCTTCGCTTTTCCAAGGAGCTTCAATCGGTCCCCTCATTGATCTGGCCATTGAGATCGACCCAAG CATCTTGGTCAGCGCTTTTGTGGGAACCGCATTGGCTTTTGCTTGCTTCTCGGCAGCAGCTTTGTTGGCTAAGCGGAGGGAGTATCTTTACCTCGGTGGCTTGCTCTCCTCTGGTCTTTCCATGCTGATGTGGTTGCATTTCGCATCCTCGATCTTTGGTGGCTCTGCAGCTATCTTCAAGTTTGAG TTGTACTTTGGGCTGCTAGTGTTCGTGGGCTACATGGTAGTTGACACTCAGGACATCATCGAGAAGGCACACCGTGGTGATCTCGACTACGTGAAGCATGCCATGACCCTCTTCACTGATTTTGTCGCTGTCTTTGTTCGCATCCTTATCATCATG ATGAAGAATTCGGCCGAGAAGaacgagaagaagaagaagagaagagattgA